A region of Hydrogenimonas cancrithermarum DNA encodes the following proteins:
- a CDS encoding Na/Pi cotransporter family protein, with the protein MQILIGLLKMGGGLGIFLLGMIIMTDGLKSLAGGMIHALLVRFTKSPLSGAITGALSTAILQSSSATTVAAVGFVAAGLMEFPQALGIVFGANVGTTITGWIVALFGFKLHLSILVMPLILVGTLMNLFGRRKMARAGYAIAGFGLIFVGLVFIQEGMSGFQDILNFTDLPGDSWSGRLKLLGLGILFTLVTQSSSAGVAATLTALYTGLVSFEQAAVLVIGMDVATAVTAVIASIGSSVQARRTGFSHLIYNVFTGLLALLLLTPYIRIANGLAPGFVENDAEIALVAFHTFFNVVGVAAILPFTRHFARLMERLIPERLPVYLRRLDKGLLKQPALALDALKETMADEISQLLHCLKIRLDPRLSPSVRKLSEIDLAIEAMYDYIDDLHLEKQEHPAWISLLELIHTLDHLETLFELCEPDTDFIRSGEYAIDRLREALREKISRIEADIRRHEWADAYRTASEMLEVLTRQVEVLRPEIIAAIAGKTIGTDEGGRHLDQLNWLERIAFHLERMLYHYQKSEGKEKSEKKR; encoded by the coding sequence ATGCAGATCCTGATCGGCCTGCTGAAAATGGGAGGTGGCCTGGGGATCTTCCTTCTGGGCATGATCATCATGACCGATGGGCTGAAGTCTCTCGCCGGTGGGATGATTCACGCCCTTTTGGTTCGTTTTACGAAAAGTCCGCTAAGTGGTGCGATTACAGGCGCACTGAGCACGGCCATTTTACAATCTTCGAGCGCCACGACGGTTGCGGCCGTGGGGTTTGTCGCGGCGGGCCTCATGGAATTTCCCCAGGCGCTCGGCATCGTTTTCGGCGCGAACGTCGGTACGACGATCACGGGATGGATCGTCGCCCTCTTCGGTTTCAAGCTTCATCTTTCGATTCTTGTCATGCCGTTGATCCTGGTCGGTACGTTGATGAACCTTTTTGGACGCAGAAAGATGGCCCGTGCCGGTTATGCGATAGCCGGTTTCGGACTCATATTCGTCGGGCTGGTTTTCATACAGGAGGGGATGAGCGGCTTTCAGGATATCCTGAATTTCACCGATCTTCCGGGAGATAGCTGGTCCGGCCGCCTGAAACTACTCGGCCTCGGTATCCTCTTCACACTCGTTACCCAGTCGTCGAGTGCCGGTGTCGCCGCCACGCTGACGGCGCTCTATACGGGGCTCGTTTCGTTCGAACAGGCGGCGGTACTGGTGATCGGGATGGATGTCGCCACGGCGGTCACGGCAGTCATCGCTTCGATAGGAAGTTCGGTCCAGGCTCGCAGGACAGGCTTTTCTCATCTGATCTACAACGTTTTTACGGGTTTGCTGGCACTGCTGCTGTTGACGCCATACATCCGTATCGCCAATGGGCTGGCGCCAGGATTTGTCGAAAACGATGCCGAAATCGCACTGGTCGCGTTTCATACGTTTTTCAATGTCGTTGGCGTCGCCGCCATCCTTCCCTTTACTCGCCATTTCGCCCGTTTGATGGAACGTCTGATTCCGGAACGGCTTCCGGTCTACCTGCGTAGACTCGACAAGGGGCTGCTGAAGCAGCCGGCTCTGGCACTCGATGCATTGAAAGAGACGATGGCGGACGAGATTTCCCAGCTTCTTCACTGTTTGAAGATTCGGCTGGATCCCCGTTTGAGCCCTTCCGTACGCAAACTCTCCGAGATCGATCTCGCCATCGAGGCGATGTACGACTATATCGACGATCTGCATCTCGAAAAGCAGGAGCATCCGGCATGGATCTCTCTTCTTGAACTCATCCATACGCTCGACCATCTCGAGACGCTTTTCGAGCTTTGCGAACCCGATACCGATTTTATACGCTCGGGAGAGTACGCCATCGACAGACTTAGAGAAGCGTTGCGGGAAAAGATTTCCCGAATCGAAGCCGACATCCGCCGCCATGAATGGGCGGATGCCTATCGGACAGCATCCGAAATGCTTGAAGTTCTGACCCGGCAGGTGGAAGTGCTTCGTCCTGAAATTATCGCTGCCATTGCAGGGAAAACGATCGGCACCGATGAAGGAGGCCGCCATCTCGACCAGCTGAACTGGCTCGAGCGTATCGCTTTCCACTTGGAGAGAATGCTCTACCACTACCAAAAGAGCGAAGGTAAAGAGAAAAGCGAGAAGAAGCGGTGA
- the cutA gene encoding divalent-cation tolerance protein CutA, protein MSKYRMVLVTASSKSEAEKIAIHLVKKALAACVNIVPKIRSVYGWEGKVEISNEVLLIIKSKKSLLKDLEKAVRKVHSYEVPEIVSIEIEEGSSDYLDWMESLLKKQSRKK, encoded by the coding sequence ATGAGTAAATACCGGATGGTACTGGTGACCGCCTCTTCCAAAAGCGAAGCGGAAAAGATTGCGATCCATCTGGTGAAAAAGGCGTTGGCTGCCTGTGTGAACATCGTTCCGAAGATCCGTTCCGTGTATGGGTGGGAAGGGAAGGTCGAAATCTCCAACGAGGTGCTTTTGATCATAAAGAGCAAAAAATCTCTTCTGAAAGATCTGGAGAAAGCGGTCAGAAAGGTTCATAGTTACGAAGTACCGGAGATCGTTTCGATCGAAATAGAGGAGGGAAGTTCCGACTATCTGGATTGGATGGAGAGTCTTCTGAAAAAACAGTCGAGGAAGAAGTGA
- a CDS encoding putative quinol monooxygenase, translating into MMSKKIYCIARFRAKTGKERELFEVLKALEPDTLREDGCLQYIVTRRIENPCAGCSDDFSIVFNEIWADRTAFEAHCNRNAIREFFQTQCLDENGLVEAHDVCVYSDEPEDYDAPVVGAKYE; encoded by the coding sequence ATGATGTCGAAAAAGATCTACTGCATCGCACGGTTTCGGGCGAAAACGGGAAAAGAGAGAGAACTCTTCGAGGTGCTCAAAGCCCTTGAGCCCGATACGTTGCGAGAGGATGGCTGCCTTCAGTATATCGTGACGAGACGCATCGAAAATCCCTGCGCGGGTTGCAGTGACGACTTTTCGATCGTTTTCAACGAGATCTGGGCCGATCGGACGGCGTTCGAGGCGCATTGCAACCGCAACGCGATTCGGGAGTTTTTCCAGACCCAATGCCTCGATGAAAACGGTCTTGTGGAAGCCCACGATGTCTGTGTCTATAGCGATGAACCGGAAGATTACGACGCGCCGGTGGTGGGAGCGAAGTATGAGTAA
- the argB gene encoding acetylglutamate kinase, with protein sequence MQKKMQVVQTLLDTLPFIKKFAGQTIVIKYGGAAQTSPALKEKFAQDIVLMHLVGIRPVIVHGGGPKITQLLADLGIETAFVEGQRVTTKEAMRIVEMVLSGEVNKEIVSSLNDQGSKAIGISGKDAHFIQARAKDRSKWGYTGVIEEIHAEVVQNLMNEDFIPVIAPIAASKDPGEPGFNINADLAASKVAVALKASKVVFLTDTPGVLDSEGKLIGTLGTEKINLLKNEGVISGGMVPKVDACLEAINGGVQKAHIIDGRIEHSILLEIFTSEGIGTQIVH encoded by the coding sequence ATGCAAAAGAAAATGCAAGTCGTTCAGACACTGCTCGATACACTACCGTTCATCAAGAAATTTGCGGGACAGACCATCGTTATCAAGTATGGCGGTGCGGCACAGACGTCGCCGGCGCTGAAAGAGAAGTTCGCCCAGGATATCGTGCTGATGCACCTCGTGGGCATCCGTCCGGTCATCGTGCATGGAGGCGGACCGAAGATTACGCAGCTTTTGGCCGATCTCGGGATCGAGACAGCGTTTGTCGAGGGGCAGCGGGTGACAACGAAGGAGGCGATGCGCATCGTCGAGATGGTGCTCAGCGGCGAGGTGAACAAAGAGATCGTCTCTTCGCTCAACGATCAGGGCTCCAAAGCGATCGGCATCAGCGGTAAAGATGCCCATTTTATCCAGGCGCGTGCGAAAGATCGCAGCAAATGGGGTTATACGGGTGTCATCGAAGAGATCCATGCCGAAGTGGTGCAGAACCTTATGAACGAAGATTTCATCCCCGTCATCGCACCGATCGCGGCCAGCAAAGACCCGGGCGAACCAGGTTTCAACATCAACGCCGATCTGGCGGCGAGCAAGGTCGCCGTGGCGCTGAAAGCGAGCAAAGTGGTCTTTTTGACCGATACTCCGGGCGTTTTGGATAGCGAGGGGAAACTTATCGGGACACTTGGGACCGAAAAGATCAATCTGCTCAAAAACGAAGGCGTCATCAGTGGCGGGATGGTACCCAAGGTCGATGCGTGTCTCGAAGCGATCAACGGCGGCGTTCAGAAAGCGCACATCATCGATGGACGTATCGAGCATTCGATTCTTCTCGAGATCTTCACGAGCGAAGGGATCGGTACGCAGATCGTCCACTGA
- a CDS encoding SLC13 family permease, which yields MRRVLQDFIVREWLLLASLVGVVATSFYRGAFPLYTPKDVEPIFLLFALFVVVKGIENSNLLLKTATVLERGALLPAKLVIITFLLSMVVTIDVSLVTMLPIVLSLNVRQRENLAILVALTAHVGAALTPFGTPQNLFIYSFYDVDTLRFIETIAPFSIGMLLFFLVVSFFMKATKETSFRRKKRPVEKPMALSYLVLLGIVVLCVLRLLPVGTAVLALVFVLFFDRRSLKVDYGLLLTFLAFLGLTANIKEMIGGMIHHPGHIFILSASMSQFISNVPTTLLLNRFTGEWEALLWGTNVGGFGSLVAALANLITYKLYVAYGDRQRVGIFAKKFVVAGYVAFFVGFLIHFVCYDYLYGDFERLIVFLFQT from the coding sequence GTGAGACGGGTGTTACAGGATTTCATCGTCAGAGAGTGGCTTCTGCTCGCCTCGTTGGTCGGGGTGGTGGCCACCTCTTTCTATCGTGGTGCTTTTCCACTCTATACGCCCAAAGATGTGGAGCCCATTTTTCTACTCTTCGCACTCTTCGTCGTGGTCAAGGGCATCGAAAACAGCAATCTCCTCCTCAAAACCGCGACGGTTCTCGAACGGGGTGCGCTGTTGCCGGCGAAACTCGTGATCATCACGTTTCTGCTCTCGATGGTCGTGACGATCGACGTGAGCCTCGTGACGATGCTGCCGATCGTTCTCTCTCTCAATGTTCGCCAGAGGGAGAACCTCGCCATTCTCGTGGCGCTCACCGCCCATGTGGGTGCCGCCCTGACGCCTTTTGGAACACCGCAGAATCTTTTCATCTACTCTTTCTACGATGTAGATACCCTGAGGTTCATCGAAACGATCGCCCCCTTTTCCATCGGAATGTTGCTCTTTTTCCTGGTCGTCTCCTTTTTCATGAAAGCGACGAAGGAGACTTCGTTCCGACGCAAGAAACGGCCGGTCGAAAAACCGATGGCACTGAGCTATCTGGTGCTGCTGGGAATCGTCGTATTGTGCGTTCTGCGGCTTTTGCCAGTGGGGACGGCGGTACTGGCCCTCGTTTTCGTCCTTTTTTTCGACCGTCGCAGCTTGAAGGTGGACTATGGACTGCTTCTAACCTTTCTGGCGTTTTTGGGGCTCACGGCCAATATCAAGGAGATGATCGGTGGGATGATCCACCATCCGGGACACATTTTCATCCTTTCGGCGTCGATGAGCCAATTCATCAGCAATGTGCCGACGACTCTGCTTTTGAACAGATTCACGGGAGAATGGGAAGCACTTCTATGGGGGACGAATGTCGGTGGATTCGGAAGCCTCGTCGCGGCCCTGGCGAATCTCATCACCTACAAACTCTACGTCGCCTATGGCGACAGGCAGCGTGTCGGGATTTTTGCGAAAAAATTCGTCGTTGCAGGCTATGTAGCGTTCTTCGTCGGCTTTCTCATCCATTTTGTCTGTTACGACTATCTCTATGGTGATTTTGAGAGACTCATCGTTTTTTTATTTCAGACCTGA
- a CDS encoding tetraacyldisaccharide 4'-kinase has translation MHRFVAFFENLFYRPKWYHWSVAFVLLPFSLLYASAMWIRRRVAKRKNFGIPIVSIGNLLVGGSGKTPMAIALAIHFEKPAVILRGYGRKSRGLVVVSEWGKIQADIETSGDEAMLLARSLPKATVIVAEDRIEAVEKAKTMGAKIVFLDDGFSKVAIEKFEILLYPANIPNPLPLPSGPFREFPSERKFADLVLVEGKDFERVVTCEGCSEPMLLVTAIANPHRLEPFLPKSLVKGRLILPDHAWFDAKAIEEAMKKHGVEKILTTEKDAVKLEKFGFDMALLKLKLDIDERYLLQIQRAVLSGRHYDQ, from the coding sequence ATGCACCGCTTCGTCGCTTTTTTCGAAAATCTTTTCTACCGGCCCAAGTGGTATCACTGGTCGGTAGCGTTTGTATTGCTTCCGTTCTCTCTCCTCTACGCTTCTGCCATGTGGATACGCCGAAGGGTGGCAAAACGCAAAAACTTCGGGATCCCCATCGTCAGCATCGGCAATCTGCTCGTTGGCGGCAGCGGTAAAACCCCTATGGCCATTGCGCTTGCCATACATTTTGAAAAACCGGCAGTCATCCTGCGAGGTTATGGACGAAAAAGCCGCGGCCTTGTCGTCGTGAGCGAGTGGGGAAAGATCCAAGCCGACATCGAAACGAGTGGCGATGAAGCGATGCTTCTTGCCCGCTCGCTTCCAAAGGCTACCGTCATCGTCGCTGAAGATCGCATCGAAGCGGTCGAAAAAGCCAAAACGATGGGTGCGAAGATAGTTTTTCTTGACGATGGTTTCAGCAAAGTTGCGATCGAAAAATTCGAAATACTTCTTTATCCCGCGAACATACCCAACCCCCTTCCGCTTCCTTCCGGTCCGTTTCGTGAATTCCCTTCGGAGAGAAAGTTCGCCGACCTCGTACTGGTCGAGGGAAAAGATTTCGAGCGTGTCGTCACTTGCGAAGGGTGCAGCGAGCCGATGCTGCTCGTGACCGCCATCGCCAATCCACATCGACTCGAGCCTTTCTTGCCGAAGAGTCTCGTCAAAGGCCGCCTGATTCTTCCCGACCACGCCTGGTTCGATGCCAAAGCGATCGAAGAGGCAATGAAAAAGCATGGTGTCGAAAAGATTCTCACGACCGAAAAAGATGCCGTGAAACTGGAAAAATTCGGATTCGATATGGCACTTTTGAAACTGAAACTGGATATCGACGAACGATATCTTCTCCAAATACAACGAGCCGTTTTGTCCGGCCGGCACTATGATCAGTAA